One Methylophilus sp. TWE2 DNA segment encodes these proteins:
- the murG gene encoding undecaprenyldiphospho-muramoylpentapeptide beta-N-acetylglucosaminyltransferase, protein MSSQYTLMVMAGGTGGHVYPAIAVADVLHAQGWKIVWLATAGGMENHLIADKPYDKAMMTMQGVRGKGLMGWLTLPVKLARAFTQARAAIGQHRPDVVLGMGGFAAFPGGVMAKLAGVPLVIHEQNSIAGLTNKVLSKIANRVLTGFPKALGNKGEMVGNPVREVITTLPTPDQRFAEHHGVLRVLVVGGSLGAVALNTLLPQAFAQLPVNTRPQIIHQAGEKQIEALKKNYAEAGVAADCRAFIHDMAEVYAWADLVICRAGALTVAELANVGAASILVPFPFAVDDHQTTNAAYLQQAGAALLIQQRDLDVTQLANTLKTIDRSTCLEMARKARALARPQATQQVAEICQQLATGKLA, encoded by the coding sequence ATGAGCAGCCAATACACACTCATGGTGATGGCGGGCGGCACCGGTGGCCATGTCTACCCTGCGATCGCGGTGGCTGATGTCTTGCATGCGCAAGGCTGGAAGATTGTCTGGCTGGCAACTGCGGGCGGCATGGAAAATCATCTGATTGCAGACAAGCCATATGACAAGGCCATGATGACCATGCAAGGTGTGCGAGGCAAAGGCTTGATGGGCTGGCTGACTTTGCCGGTGAAACTGGCGCGCGCCTTTACACAAGCACGTGCGGCCATCGGCCAGCACCGTCCAGATGTTGTGCTGGGGATGGGTGGTTTTGCGGCGTTTCCGGGCGGCGTGATGGCCAAGCTGGCGGGTGTGCCACTGGTGATTCACGAGCAGAACTCCATCGCAGGCCTGACCAATAAAGTGCTGTCCAAGATAGCTAACCGTGTGTTGACTGGATTCCCCAAAGCCTTGGGCAACAAGGGGGAAATGGTGGGTAACCCGGTGCGTGAAGTCATCACAACCCTGCCCACGCCAGATCAGCGGTTTGCCGAACATCACGGCGTGTTACGCGTATTGGTGGTGGGTGGCAGTCTGGGTGCCGTGGCGTTGAACACTTTGTTGCCACAGGCGTTCGCACAGTTGCCGGTCAATACGCGCCCGCAGATTATTCACCAGGCCGGTGAAAAGCAGATTGAGGCGCTTAAAAAGAACTATGCAGAAGCCGGTGTCGCGGCCGATTGCCGGGCCTTTATTCATGACATGGCTGAAGTGTATGCCTGGGCAGATTTGGTGATTTGCCGCGCGGGCGCACTCACTGTGGCAGAACTGGCCAATGTAGGCGCGGCCAGCATCCTGGTGCCGTTCCCGTTTGCTGTGGACGACCATCAGACCACCAATGCCGCGTATTTGCAGCAGGCGGGGGCCGCCTTGCTGATCCAGCAGCGTGACCTGGATGTGACGCAACTGGCAAATACCTTAAAAACGATTGATCGCAGCACCTGCCTGGAGATGGCAAGAAAAGCACGTGCCCTGGCGAGGCCGCAAGCCACGCAACAGGTTGCAGAGATTTGCCAGCAGCTGGCAACAGGAAAGTTAGCATGA
- the ftsW gene encoding putative lipid II flippase FtsW has product MLGPLMMNRERYNSPSYDASLLWVVLCLLAFGMVMVYSASIAYADSSKMFGHNSTYFLMRQALYIGIGLVAAVVVFQIPMAWWQKMSPYLFIMGIVLLILVLIPGIGKVVNGSRRWISLLVMNLQPSELMKLFIAMYASDYAVRKASNMHSFKKGFLPMLGVMVFVGVLLLKEPDFGAFAVTASIAFSIMWLGGVNLKVFLAMLAALPLAVIGLVVMEPYRLERMKGFLNPFDDPFDTGYQLSHALIAFGRGEFWGVGLGGSVEKLLYLPEAHTDFLLAVVAEELGYVGVLVVVLLFAWLVIRAFSIAKEAVANERYYSALLAQGIGVWMGVQGFINMGVNMGLLPTKGLTLPLLSYGGSGILANCIALSVLLRIDFENRRLQKGLQT; this is encoded by the coding sequence ATGCTTGGGCCACTAATGATGAACCGTGAGCGCTACAACTCGCCCAGTTACGATGCGTCGTTGTTATGGGTGGTATTGTGCTTGTTGGCGTTTGGCATGGTGATGGTGTATTCCGCCTCCATTGCTTACGCGGATTCCAGCAAGATGTTTGGCCATAACAGTACCTACTTCCTGATGCGTCAGGCGCTGTATATCGGCATTGGCCTGGTCGCCGCCGTGGTGGTGTTCCAGATTCCCATGGCCTGGTGGCAAAAAATGTCGCCTTACCTGTTCATCATGGGCATTGTGCTGCTCATCCTGGTCTTGATTCCCGGCATAGGCAAAGTGGTGAACGGCAGCCGCCGCTGGATTTCATTGCTGGTTATGAACCTGCAACCTTCCGAACTCATGAAGCTGTTTATTGCCATGTACGCCTCCGATTATGCCGTGCGCAAGGCCAGTAATATGCACAGCTTTAAAAAAGGCTTCTTGCCGATGCTGGGCGTCATGGTGTTTGTCGGTGTCTTGCTGCTTAAAGAGCCGGATTTCGGTGCCTTTGCTGTGACCGCCTCCATTGCGTTTTCCATTATGTGGCTGGGTGGCGTGAACCTCAAAGTATTCCTGGCCATGCTGGCTGCCCTGCCATTGGCAGTGATTGGCCTGGTCGTGATGGAGCCCTACCGTCTGGAACGTATGAAAGGGTTCCTGAATCCGTTTGATGACCCATTTGATACTGGTTACCAGTTGTCGCATGCCTTGATCGCGTTTGGCCGGGGTGAATTCTGGGGTGTGGGTCTGGGTGGCAGCGTAGAGAAATTGTTATACCTGCCGGAAGCCCATACCGACTTCCTGCTGGCGGTGGTGGCCGAAGAGCTGGGGTATGTCGGCGTGCTGGTGGTGGTATTGCTATTCGCCTGGCTGGTGATCCGCGCGTTCAGCATTGCCAAAGAGGCCGTCGCCAATGAGCGTTATTACTCTGCCTTACTGGCCCAGGGCATTGGTGTGTGGATGGGGGTGCAGGGCTTTATCAATATGGGCGTGAACATGGGCTTGCTGCCAACCAAGGGTTTGACCCTGCCACTGCTGTCTTACGGCGGTAGCGGTATTTTGGCCAATTGCATCGCCTTGTCAGTCTTATTGCGCATCGACTTTGAGAACCGCCGGTTGCAGAAAGGCTTGCAGACATGA
- the murD gene encoding UDP-N-acetylmuramoyl-L-alanine--D-glutamate ligase: protein MKKHFEQQRIAVLGLGDTGFSALRWLRQMDAQVVMFDSRLHPSNLDRLHEEFPDVEYHLGPFNPSLLALMDMIVASPGVSLKEPVIVELMAQGKSVVGDVELFARFRAPYAKVIAITGSNGKTTVTSLVGEICKQAGLNTIVAGNIGLPVLDTLQMTAPDVYVLELSSFQLETTHNLQVDAATILNLSEDHMDRYDGMHDYGQAKARIYQNARIAIVNRDDSASAVLAGQMPQVSFGVNPSPTINDYGLNDAGWLCAGNRHYIEADSLQIRGKHNIANALAAIALTQAIGIDKVSILHTVQSFAGLPHRVEWVANIDDVDFYDDSKGTNVGATCAAISGMLKQGKPQKVVLIAGGDGKGQDFNPLREAVLNHARAVVLIGRDGPKIQQILHNLQLPVVDAVDLTAAVHIAKTLAEPGDAVLLSPACASFDMFRNYEHRAQVFVDAVKALEAACLGH, encoded by the coding sequence ATGAAAAAACACTTTGAACAACAGCGTATAGCCGTACTGGGACTGGGTGACACCGGCTTCTCAGCGTTGCGCTGGCTGCGCCAGATGGATGCGCAAGTGGTCATGTTTGATTCGCGCCTGCATCCATCGAACCTTGATCGCCTGCATGAAGAGTTTCCAGATGTGGAATACCATCTCGGTCCGTTCAATCCCTCTTTATTGGCGTTAATGGACATGATTGTGGCTAGCCCTGGGGTCTCATTAAAAGAGCCTGTCATTGTCGAGTTGATGGCACAGGGCAAGAGTGTGGTGGGTGATGTGGAACTGTTTGCACGCTTCCGCGCACCGTACGCCAAGGTGATTGCCATTACGGGCTCCAATGGTAAAACGACGGTGACCTCATTAGTTGGCGAAATCTGCAAACAGGCAGGCCTGAATACCATTGTCGCGGGTAATATCGGCCTGCCGGTGCTGGACACCTTGCAAATGACGGCGCCTGATGTGTATGTGCTTGAGCTGTCCAGCTTCCAGCTTGAAACCACCCACAATTTACAGGTCGATGCTGCGACTATCCTTAATCTGTCAGAAGATCATATGGACAGGTATGACGGCATGCACGATTACGGGCAAGCCAAGGCGCGGATTTACCAGAATGCCCGTATTGCCATCGTGAATCGTGATGATTCAGCAAGTGCAGTACTGGCTGGTCAGATGCCGCAAGTCTCCTTTGGCGTGAATCCTTCGCCAACCATCAACGATTACGGACTGAACGATGCAGGCTGGTTATGTGCCGGCAATCGGCACTATATTGAAGCCGACAGTCTGCAGATCCGTGGCAAACACAATATCGCCAATGCGCTGGCGGCAATTGCACTCACACAAGCCATCGGCATCGACAAAGTCTCTATCCTGCATACGGTGCAGTCTTTTGCCGGTTTGCCGCACCGCGTGGAGTGGGTGGCCAATATCGATGATGTGGATTTTTACGATGACTCAAAAGGCACCAATGTCGGTGCCACCTGTGCCGCCATCAGCGGTATGCTCAAGCAAGGCAAACCGCAAAAAGTGGTTTTGATTGCTGGCGGTGACGGCAAGGGCCAAGACTTCAACCCCTTGCGCGAAGCAGTATTGAACCATGCCAGGGCCGTGGTGTTGATCGGCCGCGATGGACCAAAAATTCAGCAGATTTTGCACAATTTGCAATTGCCGGTAGTGGATGCAGTGGATCTTACTGCTGCTGTGCACATCGCCAAAACCCTGGCTGAGCCAGGCGACGCCGTGCTGTTATCACCGGCCTGCGCCAGTTTTGATATGTTCCGCAATTACGAACACAGGGCACAGGTGTTTGTGGATGCTGTGAAAGCACTGGAGGCCGCATGCTTGGGCCACTAA